GTTTCAAGCAAAGATTTTACAACAGCTATTTATCGCTATATGATGCAGTAATGCGAAGATGGTCTTATATGCCAAAAATGCAGGAAATGGCAGAAAGACATTTTTCGCAACATTTGCAAGGTAAGAGGGTGAACTAAAGAGAAAGGAACTGGAGATCTAAACTCATTGTGGCATATTTTAGGTCCTTTGCCGCATGTCAGAGATTTGGAGAAAAACATCTCTTTAATGCTTATCAACAGTCATCGCAGTGTGGATATACCGAGGCCCAGTATGCCGGGTCTTGTAAATGTGGGAGGGGCACACATTAAGCCAGCCAAGCCCTTGCCTAAGGATTTGGAGGTAAGCAAATAATTACATGGAGAAAAATCCTATATTTTGATTGgattggttttatttttctagCACTTCATTGAAACCTCGTCCAATGGTGTCATCTACTTCAGTCTGGGCTCCTATGTCAAAAGCATCGATATGCCTGCCGATCGCATTGGTGTCCTCTTAAATGCCTTTGGAAAATTGCCACAAAATGTTTTGTGGAAATATGAAAATGATTCTTTGACTAATCTGCCACCCAATGTCATGATACGCAAATGGATGCCACAAAACGATATACTGGCCCATCCCAATGTTAAGCTGTTCATTACACATGGTGGAATCTTTGGCTCCCAAGAGGGCTTGTATTGGGCCAAGCCCATGTTGTGCTTGCCTTTATATGGTGATCAGCATCGTAACACCATCAAATCGGTTAGAGCTGGCTATGCACGCACTTTGAATTTGGCCACCATGACAGCCGAAGATTTGCAACAAAATATTCAAGCTCTGGTCGCGGATCCTCAATATAAACTCAAGGCTATGGAAATGTCGCAGCTATTTAGAGAAAATCCCTTGCATCCTTTGGATGAGGCCTCATATTGGATTGAGTATGTGGCAAAATATAAGGGAGCTCCCTTCCTTAAGTCCCATGGAGCTTTTATGCCACTCCATCAGTATTTACTGTTGGATGTTTTGGCAGTGCTGCTGGCAGCCGTGATTGTGGCCATAGTATTGCCATTGCTTATACTAAGGGAATTGAAGAGACTGATAaggaaattttccaaagaacAAACAATGACTGATTCAAAGGAGAAGAAATTGGAGTAGTATTGTAACTTTTTTTGTTAGTTAAATAGATGCAActagtttaaataaaaatatttccagAGTTTTTGATGTAAATTAGGGAATCTCTAATTTatgataacaaattttttttatgaattataCATTTCTTTCCAAGACCCATATATTTTTGGGAATGagaatttttgtaatttatataaactttaataaaaaacaagtaaaaaggcgttaggaTCGgcacgggccgaactttggatacccaccaactcgggtatatatgtaaaccatctttcgtcaaaatccggtgaaaaatgcataccttatgccccatagcagctatatcgaaataagttccgatttttgccaagttgcagaaaaatttcgaagagcctaacacaattcattgtcccaaatttcggcgaaatcggacaataaatgcgccttttatggccccaaaaccttaaattgagagatcggtctatatggcagctatatgcaaatctgggccaatatgtgccatattgcagaagtatatcgagaggcttaacttaactcattgtccgaaatttcggcgaaatcgtacaataaatgcaccttttatgaccccaaaaccttgaatcgggagatcggtctttatggcagctatatgcaaatctgggccgattttggccaagttgcagaaaaatttcgaagagccttacacaactcactgtcccaaatatcagcaaaatcggataataaatgtggcttttatgggtctaagaccataaatcgacgaatcggtctatatggcagctatatgcaaatctgtgccgatctgggccatgttgtagaagtatatcgagaggcttaacttaactcactgtcccaaatttcagcaaaatcggataataaatgtggcttttatgggcctaagaccataaatcggcggatcggtccatatggcagctatatccaaatttggaccgatctgagccaaattgaagaaagatgtagaagggcctagcAAAACTCACCGtccccaaatatcagcaaaattggataataaatgtggtttttatgggcctaaaaccctaaatcggcggctcggtctatatggcagctatattcaaatctggaccgatctgagccaaattaaagagggatgtcgaagggcctaacacatctcactgccccaaatttcagcaaaatcggataataaatgtggcttttatgggccttagaccctaaatcggcgaatcggtctatatggcagctatattaaaatttggaccgatctgagccaaattaaaaaaagatgtaGAAGGGCTtgacgtaactcactgtcccaaatatcagcaaaatcggataataaatgtggcttttatcggcctaaaaccctaaatcggcggatcggtctatatggcagctatattcaaatctggaccgatctgagccaaattaaagagggatgtcgaagggtctaacacaacacaccttcccaaatttcagcaaaatcggataataaatgtggcttttataggcccaagaccctaaatcggcggatcggtctatatggcagctatatccaaatctagaccgatctgagccaaagtaaagaaggatgtcgaagggccta
The Stomoxys calcitrans chromosome 3, idStoCalc2.1, whole genome shotgun sequence genome window above contains:
- the LOC106082446 gene encoding UDP-glycosyltransferase UGT5 isoform X2 → MLPLRILRAFTILCLANGAIGYNILFMGPFPAPSHWMWLEHFQKDLLERGHHITSVNNHPTKQPHPNLTEIIIDPMFDIPHYLPVANIFTMLFSSDFDNLKMWWNVGVWTSEHALNDRKVKALIASKDQQFDLVILEQFFHESFLMFGHKFKCPVVTIGTMGYADYMDHSMGLLTPWSVIPHLLLPHTDQMSFKQRFYNSYLSLYDAVMRRWSYMPKMQEMAERHFSQHLQGPLPHVRDLEKNISLMLINSHRSVDIPRPSMPGLVNVGGAHIKPAKPLPKDLEHFIETSSNGVIYFSLGSYVKSIDMPADRIGVLLNAFGKLPQNVLWKYENDSLTNLPPNVMIRKWMPQNDILAHPNVKLFITHGGIFGSQEGLYWAKPMLCLPLYGDQHRNTIKSVRAGYARTLNLATMTAEDLQQNIQALVADPQYKLKAMEMSQLFRENPLHPLDEASYWIEYVAKYKGAPFLKSHGAFMPLHQYLLLDVLAVLLAAVIVAIVLPLLILRELKRLIRKFSKEQTMTDSKEKKLE
- the LOC106082446 gene encoding UDP-glycosyltransferase UGT5 isoform X1; translation: MKRNKKITLRMLPLRILRAFTILCLANGAIGYNILFMGPFPAPSHWMWLEHFQKDLLERGHHITSVNNHPTKQPHPNLTEIIIDPMFDIPHYLPVANIFTMLFSSDFDNLKMWWNVGVWTSEHALNDRKVKALIASKDQQFDLVILEQFFHESFLMFGHKFKCPVVTIGTMGYADYMDHSMGLLTPWSVIPHLLLPHTDQMSFKQRFYNSYLSLYDAVMRRWSYMPKMQEMAERHFSQHLQGPLPHVRDLEKNISLMLINSHRSVDIPRPSMPGLVNVGGAHIKPAKPLPKDLEHFIETSSNGVIYFSLGSYVKSIDMPADRIGVLLNAFGKLPQNVLWKYENDSLTNLPPNVMIRKWMPQNDILAHPNVKLFITHGGIFGSQEGLYWAKPMLCLPLYGDQHRNTIKSVRAGYARTLNLATMTAEDLQQNIQALVADPQYKLKAMEMSQLFRENPLHPLDEASYWIEYVAKYKGAPFLKSHGAFMPLHQYLLLDVLAVLLAAVIVAIVLPLLILRELKRLIRKFSKEQTMTDSKEKKLE